Part of the Drosophila santomea strain STO CAGO 1482 chromosome 2L, Prin_Dsan_1.1, whole genome shotgun sequence genome is shown below.
TTAACTTACTCATTTATCTAGACAGAAACAACTAtagtttatattttgttgattaGCGAGCTATTTTAAATGTTCACTCGGAAGTTGATAGGTCTTTAGGTAACTATTTACAATGGTCACTGCTTAATTACTccataaaatgtataatttacCACGTTCTGAATATTTTGTTGACATTTAAATATTGCAAAGAATTGGATCAAATTTATAGGGACATCTTAATCAAAACTGTCCACATATTTGTCTTATTTTTAGGACCACTCCCAGCGCGCCAGCtgtcaacagcagcagtggaGCTCCCCCAGCCGCGGCGCCGCCTGCCACTCCCCCATCTGctaacagcaacaacaacgtaATCAATAACAATAGTAGCCATCCAGCAGCCGGAATGCATCGTTCGAGCTCGGCACCGAAAATGTCCCAAGTGACGCCGATGTATAATAATTACAACAGCTACTTCCAGGGGCCGCACAATCAGCCTGGCCTTAACTATTACTATCCGCATAACccgcagcatcagcagcagcagcagtcgcccTCGATTCAGAATCATTTCAACCAACGGCTGCCGCCGTACGGAGGCGTAGGAGCGGGAATGGGCGGTGTTGGGATGCAGGCTCAGGTGCCACCCCAGTCCTCGCCCAATCCACAGCAGAGCTGGTCACCTGTTGTGGGCGGTTCAGTATCCGCTGCCCTCCTGCGCCAACAGTCGCTGCAGTCGccgcagcagcaccagcaccagcagcagaatcagcagcagctcggccagcatccgcatccgttCAACGACCTAGTCCTGCGCTTGCCCAAGGGTCCCTGCCCGAATGGCTCCATTGGCTTTCAGATGCGCCGGTAACAGACTGCAGCGATAGAGAGGGTCCTGTCTATTTCAATAACTTCTAATCTAATTTTCATCTTGGTACTTCGATTCCAAATGCATgtttctataaaaaaaaaatgaaaatcaagcGAAAAAGCGCAACCCACAAGGCATTGGGATTCTGAGATTCCTTGTCGCCACCACACATTTGCACTCAGGTTCTCGATGTGGCGTGGCGCGGTTTTCGTTGCCCTAGCCACTGGCTATATACCCCGATATAGACCCGAGCATCAACAACTAtcttaaacaaattttatgacGGACTATGGTagatattttgtaaatttacaACTCACACCACACAATTTTTGTATAATGCATACTAATAAAACGAAAcggtaattttaaaatgtgaTGCAAGATTATGATTTTTTTAGCGGTGCAATGATCCCTGAAATTACTGAGCTCGAGATTCGATCTTATTTATTGCCCGCTGCTTTTCAATACCTAATTAATCAGTGGCTGTTGATTCCAACTCGACTTGTTTTCGAACTCATTAATGACAATAGTGATGTTTTGTTTCTGCTGTCTGACTTATTGTGCTGAAAGTTAAAGGATTACGAGCCTTTTTTCAATATATGTTCATATGTATGCGTGTATAGTAGAGAAAGTCAAAATTTCAGATGGTAAAAGCTTTGCCGGGGAGTTATCTCGTTCAGCTTCGAGCTTTCACTCTAGATTTATGTATGTTTAAGCAGAGCTTTCAGCATACAGCTGATCCATTAAATCGCATAAAAGTGGGTACATATGAGGAAAATTTCCAGAACTTTCGAATGATCACCTCCATTTACAAAGTGATCGTGATAAGGGGAATGCAATTGAGTTACTGCTCCATTTACCCCCAGCGCAGAGATCGTTGATTTTTCAGGGGTCCCGAAAGGCTATCGCcgtgtttttgttatttattcgCAACTTTTCCGATCGCTTGGCCGAAAACAAGAAACAGCGACGcgtgcactgggagaaaatgCTAGCGCATGCACAagttgttttgtttgttgagcttttaaatggttaaagggagttttatttactttactaACTCAACGTATCTATCTATATTATGTCGTTTATGAGAAATCTTGTTACCAGCTGGTTTATTTTCGTCTGTGTAGAAACGAGTGCAAGCAACCCACTGGAAGCGTTCTTATCAGCCCCCGTACCTGAACACAAACATAATCGCACATGCTTAGGGTATTCACATTCACATACAtttatgcacatacatactCGTCTACCTATGTAGGCCTAGGCGTTTCCAACCTCTCCAGTCCAGACTTCAGTTGATGCAGAGGCGTCGAACCGAGCGGTTTGATCCGAAACCAAACCGAAACGGGCTTGAAACACTGAATCTCGCGTTGCTCACTCTCTTGATTTTGATCGTCGAGCTCAACAACACGTGGGTGCGCATTATAGTGTTATAGTGTTATTGTTTGGGAACTTTGCAAGCGTGATTAGTTCACTGGCGTTGAACTGTTCCACTCCGGCGGAATTATGTCGCATCGCGTTCTGGTAATTGGAAGCGGCGGTCGGGAGCACGCGATCTGCTGGAAGTTGTCGCAATCCCCGAAAGTGGCTAAAATCTACGCACTGCCGGGCAGCCATGGCATCCAGCTGGTGGACAAGTGCCAGAATCTGGATGCGAAGACCT
Proteins encoded:
- the LOC120443828 gene encoding synapsin-1; translation: MSHGEDVLDNWEEIDEAGLSLTLQTKLQASDPPVHKMKLLQRPQSVQESSQILNSGGGGSGSGNPTPRQITIARKPQPPPAEVEPSTQLPQQQQPVMMVLHKSSNDYDSATYSTPTSNQTVKILRRPAQAEERRDTNGMRPKQPIKTLKQREQEYAEARLRILGAAKNPEDDKPTTPSAPAVNSSSGAPPAAAPPATPPSANSNNNVINNNSSHPAAGMHRSSSAPKMSQVTPMYNNYNSYFQGPHNQPGLNYYYPHNPQHQQQQQSPSIQNHFNQRLPPYGGVGAGMGGVGMQAQVPPQSSPNPQQSWSPVVGGSVSAALLRQQSLQSPQQHQHQQQNQQQLGQHPHPFNDLVLRLPKGPCPNGSIGFQMRR